In Methanomassiliicoccales archaeon, one DNA window encodes the following:
- the cbiQ gene encoding cobalt ECF transporter T component CbiQ, whose translation MRFWPPLGKFLLAVALLIVSLVATSPIVPLAVFVVGMALLFRSTRFRFPKVIRMALLDALIIFLFGTLIIALVTAEGSTIWSATFAGISLRITDAGLNLAMMVFLRALAGVSVMLFFATSTPIPHFACALRQMRIPRYIIELVILVYRYSFLLFEQLEVMYVAANCRLGFRGTRNKLRTTGKLAVGLFIRSLEVADRSQIALYCRNFKGDFPSFRPPARMTAFWTLLPLVAFLSLYLLNHVVVNWPLNGWW comes from the coding sequence ATGCGCTTCTGGCCGCCGCTGGGCAAGTTCCTTCTAGCGGTGGCGTTGCTCATCGTCTCGCTGGTCGCCACCTCGCCCATCGTACCGCTAGCCGTTTTCGTCGTCGGCATGGCGCTGCTCTTCCGCTCCACCCGCTTCCGCTTCCCCAAGGTCATCAGGATGGCCTTGTTGGATGCCCTGATCATCTTCCTCTTCGGGACGCTGATCATCGCCTTGGTCACCGCCGAGGGCTCCACGATCTGGAGCGCGACCTTCGCAGGGATATCCCTTAGGATCACTGACGCAGGCTTGAACCTGGCCATGATGGTTTTCCTGCGCGCCCTGGCCGGCGTGAGCGTCATGCTCTTCTTCGCCACCTCCACCCCCATACCTCATTTCGCTTGCGCCCTGAGGCAGATGCGCATCCCCCGCTACATCATCGAGCTCGTGATCCTCGTCTACCGCTACTCCTTCCTCCTCTTCGAGCAGCTGGAGGTGATGTACGTCGCGGCCAATTGCCGTCTCGGGTTCAGGGGGACCAGGAACAAGCTCCGTACCACCGGAAAGCTGGCCGTGGGGCTTTTCATCCGTTCTCTGGAGGTGGCGGACCGGTCCCAGATAGCGCTCTATTGCCGCAACTTCAAGGGCGATTTCCCCTCCTTCCGCCCCCCCGCCAGGATGACCGCCTTCTGGACGCTCTTGCCTTTGGTCGCTTTCCTCTCGCTCTATCTTCTGAACCATGTCGTGGTCAACTGGCCTTTGAACGGATGGTGGTGA
- a CDS encoding ATP-binding cassette domain-containing protein, giving the protein MTYAYPNGTVALREISLSIPAGKKTVVLGSNGSGKSTLFLHFNGVLKPKQGEVYYSGSKVDYGKRSLVELREQVAVVLQNPDDQIFSTTVEEDVAFGPLNLNLSKEEVERRVDEALFLVDLEDVRGRPTQQLSFGQRKRIALAGALAMKPKVLMMDEPTAGLDSRMVHELLELADELNQKGLTVIMSTHDVETAYEWADEVQILHQGRLEFSGLPEDFFLDERKVHSLGLVRPTLYDMNLRLKGRIPVAGGATPRDLEEVLQKLAPSKVVVGGITLVEVDGSEPKARAAAEALRNWRSGRSGVYGTRARRLAHDSSLPVDYHFNALENCVRAASEGVDSLLLVDVDLKQLVRRRLQHLDEGFGLRIPLHKT; this is encoded by the coding sequence CTGACATACGCCTATCCGAACGGGACGGTGGCACTGCGAGAGATCAGCTTGAGCATCCCCGCCGGCAAGAAGACCGTCGTCCTGGGTTCGAACGGTTCAGGGAAATCGACCCTCTTCCTTCATTTCAACGGCGTCCTGAAGCCGAAGCAGGGCGAGGTGTACTACTCGGGCAGTAAGGTCGACTACGGCAAGCGCTCCCTGGTCGAGCTCCGAGAGCAGGTGGCGGTGGTGCTGCAGAACCCCGACGACCAGATATTCTCCACCACGGTGGAGGAGGACGTGGCCTTCGGCCCTCTGAATCTGAACCTCTCCAAAGAGGAAGTGGAGCGCAGAGTGGATGAAGCTCTCTTCCTGGTCGACCTGGAGGATGTGCGGGGGAGACCTACGCAGCAACTGTCCTTCGGACAAAGGAAGCGCATCGCCCTCGCCGGCGCCTTGGCCATGAAGCCCAAGGTGCTGATGATGGACGAGCCGACGGCCGGCCTCGATTCGCGCATGGTGCACGAACTGCTGGAATTGGCGGACGAGCTGAACCAGAAAGGGCTAACCGTGATCATGTCCACGCACGACGTCGAAACCGCTTACGAATGGGCGGACGAGGTCCAGATCCTGCACCAGGGTCGGCTGGAGTTCTCCGGTCTGCCAGAGGATTTCTTTCTGGACGAGAGGAAGGTGCACTCCCTCGGATTGGTCCGACCGACGCTCTACGACATGAACCTCCGGCTGAAAGGCAGGATCCCGGTTGCGGGAGGGGCAACGCCGCGCGACCTGGAGGAGGTGCTTCAGAAGCTCGCACCCTCTAAAGTGGTCGTCGGAGGGATCACCTTGGTGGAGGTGGACGGCAGCGAGCCGAAGGCGAGGGCGGCGGCAGAGGCGCTGCGCAACTGGCGCTCCGGCCGTTCGGGAGTGTATGGGACTAGAGCTCGAAGGTTGGCGCACGATTCCTCGCTGCCCGTCGACTACCACTTCAACGCCTTGGAGAACTGCGTGCGCGCGGCGAGCGAGGGCGTGGACTCCCTTCTGCTGGTGGACGTGGATCTGAAGCAGCTGGTGAGAAGAAGGCTCCAGCACTTGGATGAGGGCTTCGGGCTGCGCATACCTTTGCACAAGACATGA
- the trpA gene encoding tryptophan synthase subunit alpha yields MKASFDRTKARGEGALICYLTAGLPDEEGFLAHCRSAVEGGADVLEVGVPFSDPVADGAVIQMASARALASGVRPAKVFELVRQMGDLDVPIVLMGYYNPIFVMGEKDFVSQAKSAKADGLIVADLPMQESESLGHACREEGLDLVQIAGPTTSEVRMRSIADRSSGFLYLVSSLGTTGARDSLPIGLHDLVRTAKRAADRLPVAVGFGISRPEQVHQVIECGADGAIVGSALLAKLLEGATPDETRTFVRELKSGTR; encoded by the coding sequence TTGAAGGCGTCCTTCGACCGAACGAAGGCGAGGGGGGAAGGCGCTTTGATCTGCTACCTCACCGCCGGTCTCCCGGACGAGGAGGGGTTCCTGGCGCACTGCCGGTCCGCGGTGGAGGGGGGCGCGGATGTGCTCGAGGTGGGCGTTCCCTTCTCCGACCCGGTGGCCGACGGGGCGGTCATCCAGATGGCGTCGGCTCGAGCTCTTGCCTCCGGCGTCCGGCCGGCCAAGGTCTTCGAGCTCGTGCGCCAGATGGGAGATCTGGATGTCCCGATCGTGCTCATGGGATACTACAATCCCATCTTTGTCATGGGCGAGAAGGACTTCGTTTCCCAGGCGAAGAGCGCGAAGGCGGACGGCCTGATAGTGGCCGACCTGCCGATGCAGGAGAGCGAGAGCTTGGGCCATGCCTGTCGGGAAGAGGGATTGGACCTGGTGCAGATCGCCGGGCCGACCACCAGCGAGGTGAGGATGCGCTCCATCGCCGACCGATCGTCCGGCTTCCTCTACTTGGTCAGCTCGCTGGGCACCACCGGCGCGAGGGACTCCCTGCCGATCGGCCTGCACGACCTGGTGAGGACGGCCAAGCGGGCGGCGGACCGCCTCCCCGTCGCTGTGGGCTTCGGCATTTCCCGCCCGGAGCAGGTACATCAGGTCATCGAATGCGGAGCGGACGGAGCGATCGTGGGCAGCGCCCTCCTGGCGAAGCTGCTCGAGGGAGCGACACCGGATGAGACGAGGACATTCGTAAGGGAGTTGAAGAGCGGGACTCGTTGA
- the trpB gene encoding tryptophan synthase subunit beta — translation MSQNARFGEFGGQYVPEVLMTALEELERSYRECRSDPGFASELAWYNRHYGGRPTPLYFAHNLTRKLGGARVYLKREDLCHGGAHKFNNVIGQGLLCKRMGKKRVIAETGAGQHGVATAMIAAVLGLEAVIYMGEEDTRRQRMNVERMKLLGAEVKPVRSGSRTLKDAINEAMRDWAASVVDTYYLFGTAAGPHPYPTMVRDFQSVIGAEVRTQALEQEGKLPDLLVACVGGGSNAIGTFYPFISDQGVRFLGAEAAGCGLSSGRHSASLSAGKVGVLHGAKTYLLQDRDGMINETHSIAAGLDYPGVGPEHSWLKDTGRAEYVGVTDEEALDAFRMLSRTEGIIPALESAHAIHAGARRAASMGEDEMVVITVSGRGDKDLGTVLLGEGGSS, via the coding sequence ATGAGCCAGAATGCCCGGTTCGGCGAGTTCGGCGGCCAATACGTTCCGGAGGTGCTCATGACCGCTCTGGAGGAGCTGGAGCGGAGCTACCGTGAATGCCGGAGCGATCCCGGGTTCGCGAGCGAGCTTGCCTGGTACAACCGCCACTACGGCGGGCGACCGACGCCCCTCTACTTCGCCCACAACCTGACCAGGAAGCTGGGAGGGGCGAGGGTGTACCTGAAGCGGGAGGACCTATGCCATGGTGGCGCCCACAAGTTCAACAACGTCATCGGCCAGGGGCTGCTGTGCAAGCGCATGGGCAAGAAGCGGGTGATCGCCGAGACGGGGGCGGGGCAGCACGGGGTAGCGACCGCCATGATCGCCGCCGTGCTCGGACTGGAGGCGGTGATCTACATGGGCGAGGAGGACACCAGGCGGCAGAGGATGAACGTGGAGCGGATGAAGCTCCTGGGGGCGGAGGTGAAGCCGGTGAGGAGCGGCTCCAGGACCCTGAAGGACGCCATCAACGAGGCGATGAGGGACTGGGCGGCGTCGGTCGTCGACACCTACTACCTGTTCGGGACGGCCGCCGGACCGCATCCCTATCCGACCATGGTGCGCGATTTCCAGAGCGTGATCGGGGCAGAGGTGAGGACGCAGGCTCTGGAACAAGAGGGCAAGCTCCCGGACCTGCTGGTCGCTTGCGTGGGTGGAGGCAGCAACGCCATCGGCACCTTCTATCCCTTCATCTCGGACCAGGGCGTGCGCTTCCTCGGTGCGGAGGCGGCGGGCTGCGGCCTGAGCAGCGGCAGGCATTCGGCCAGCTTGAGCGCAGGGAAGGTGGGCGTGCTCCATGGGGCCAAGACCTATCTGCTGCAGGACCGGGACGGCATGATCAACGAGACGCACAGCATCGCCGCCGGGCTCGACTACCCCGGCGTCGGACCGGAACATTCCTGGCTGAAGGACACGGGTCGGGCGGAGTACGTGGGCGTGACGGATGAGGAGGCCCTTGACGCCTTCCGCATGCTTTCCCGCACCGAAGGCATCATCCCGGCGCTGGAGAGCGCGCACGCCATCCATGCAGGCGCGCGAAGGGCCGCCTCGATGGGCGAGGACGAGATGGTCGTGATCACGGTCTCCGGCAGGGGCGACAAGGACCTGGGAACGGTCCTGCTCGGCGAGGGGGGATCCTCCTGA
- a CDS encoding phosphoribosylanthranilate isomerase produces the protein MTLVKICGLMREEDVDASQGADFQGLVVASGSRRSLMAERARELMASARGRTVLVSSTSDLALLARLALYLRPDVVQAHYPFSPKELSALAEAVPVAVWALVPMGTGSEMARARSLLPAASALVLDTAAGSPGGNGVPHDWSLSRTVRDACHPCPVVLAGGLSPSNVEEGISRVRPYVVDVSSGVESGGRKDPERIRDFISKAQGAVP, from the coding sequence ATGACCCTGGTCAAGATATGCGGTTTGATGCGCGAGGAGGACGTTGACGCGAGCCAGGGGGCGGACTTCCAGGGCCTCGTGGTCGCCTCCGGCTCGCGCAGGAGCCTCATGGCGGAGAGGGCGAGGGAGCTGATGGCGTCCGCCCGCGGTAGGACGGTGCTCGTCTCATCGACCAGCGACCTCGCCCTTCTGGCCAGACTCGCCTTGTATCTGAGGCCGGACGTGGTCCAGGCGCACTATCCCTTCTCGCCCAAGGAACTGAGCGCTCTGGCCGAGGCCGTGCCGGTGGCCGTGTGGGCCCTCGTGCCCATGGGCACAGGATCGGAGATGGCCCGGGCGCGCTCCCTGCTCCCCGCCGCTTCCGCCCTGGTCCTGGACACCGCTGCGGGATCGCCGGGCGGGAACGGGGTGCCTCACGATTGGAGCCTCAGCCGTACGGTGAGGGACGCCTGCCACCCCTGTCCCGTGGTGCTGGCCGGCGGTCTTTCGCCCTCTAACGTGGAGGAGGGCATCTCAAGGGTGCGGCCGTACGTCGTGGACGTGTCCAGCGGGGTCGAGAGCGGAGGCAGGAAGGACCCCGAGCGCATCCGTGATTTCATCTCCAAGGCGCAGGGGGCGGTGCCATGA
- a CDS encoding indole-3-glycerol-phosphate synthase, whose amino-acid sequence MTDTLTQLVENALDLVDCCYYSAFPRRPGKGMPSLVGALSRSVAFPIIAEVKTSAPIRGRVSEHKPLDLIACYHRGSAAALSVLTEPIFFGGSLDALRFAADGRTPVLMKDVVVSPEQVLAGASRGASAVLLIEGALSHPLARARADVLIDLAHREGMEVVLEASTEAELLVAMERDADVIGINQRDLSTMRLDGELASDLLKRFRPSCAKPMIVMSGIASKDQLVHLRDLGADGALVGTHLASSSDPELALRALEVSR is encoded by the coding sequence ATGACCGACACCTTGACCCAGCTGGTGGAGAACGCCCTCGACCTGGTAGACTGCTGCTACTACTCTGCCTTTCCACGCAGGCCAGGCAAAGGCATGCCTTCCCTGGTGGGGGCGCTCTCCCGGAGCGTCGCCTTCCCGATCATCGCCGAGGTGAAGACCTCGGCCCCGATCAGAGGGCGCGTCTCCGAGCACAAGCCACTGGACCTCATCGCCTGCTACCACCGGGGAAGCGCGGCAGCGCTCTCGGTGCTGACGGAACCTATCTTCTTCGGAGGGAGCCTTGACGCGCTCAGATTCGCCGCGGACGGCCGCACACCGGTCCTGATGAAGGATGTTGTGGTTTCTCCAGAGCAAGTGCTGGCCGGAGCCAGTCGAGGGGCATCGGCGGTGCTGCTCATCGAGGGTGCGCTGTCGCATCCCCTGGCGCGCGCCCGGGCGGACGTCCTCATCGACCTGGCACATCGCGAGGGAATGGAGGTGGTGCTCGAGGCCTCTACGGAGGCGGAGCTACTCGTGGCCATGGAGCGCGACGCGGACGTCATCGGCATCAATCAGAGGGACCTGAGCACGATGCGGCTCGACGGCGAGCTGGCGTCGGACCTGCTGAAACGCTTCAGACCGAGCTGCGCCAAGCCCATGATCGTCATGAGCGGGATCGCTTCGAAGGATCAGCTCGTCCACCTGCGGGATCTCGGAGCGGACGGGGCCCTGGTCGGCACGCATCTTGCTTCCTCGAGCGACCCTGAGCTGGCGCTTCGGGCGTTGGAGGTGTCGCGATGA
- the trpD gene encoding anthranilate phosphoribosyltransferase — MSASAIRSPSGTTERRSMRRFAQEVVKGSASHDQVVEVLRSLDRSGYGARDVLDLAMVFREATVPVYARHPAVADLCGTGGGSARTFNISTAASFVVAGADVPVAKHGNRSNAGRSGSADVMEALGAVLPLTPRTAGAILDDLGVSFFFARAFNPAMRNAASARKAMRGKTIFNVLGPLLNPVQGRKRQLIGVYDPELLDLLPPVLAPLNIERCLLVHGDPGMDEVSVLGPTRVALVQNGSLERFDFDPGTLGLRTASPEDIADRPAKESALLIRRVLEGEENGAPRDAVLLNAAFGLVAFGRCNDLAHAFRVTEHALDSRQALRKLDAFVTRSREDGA, encoded by the coding sequence ATGAGCGCTTCGGCCATCCGCTCACCTTCGGGCACGACCGAACGCCGAAGCATGAGACGCTTCGCCCAGGAGGTCGTGAAGGGGAGCGCATCGCACGATCAGGTGGTCGAGGTACTCCGCTCCCTGGACCGGTCCGGATACGGAGCGAGAGACGTGCTGGACCTGGCCATGGTGTTCCGCGAAGCCACCGTCCCAGTGTACGCACGTCACCCCGCCGTTGCCGACCTCTGCGGCACCGGAGGAGGGAGCGCGAGGACGTTCAACATCTCCACCGCCGCCTCGTTCGTGGTCGCGGGCGCGGACGTGCCAGTGGCGAAACACGGCAACCGCTCCAACGCCGGCCGTTCGGGCAGCGCGGACGTCATGGAGGCTTTGGGCGCGGTCCTGCCCCTCACCCCCCGCACCGCCGGGGCGATCCTCGACGATCTCGGCGTCTCCTTCTTCTTCGCCCGGGCTTTCAACCCAGCAATGCGGAACGCGGCCTCCGCCCGGAAGGCGATGCGGGGCAAGACCATCTTCAACGTCCTCGGTCCCTTGCTCAATCCCGTCCAGGGGCGGAAGCGGCAGCTGATCGGTGTCTACGATCCGGAATTGCTGGACCTCCTCCCTCCGGTCCTGGCACCCCTGAACATCGAGCGATGCCTGCTGGTCCACGGCGATCCGGGCATGGACGAGGTCTCAGTACTCGGTCCGACGCGGGTGGCGCTGGTCCAGAACGGATCGCTGGAACGCTTTGACTTCGATCCCGGCACGCTTGGGTTGAGAACTGCCTCGCCCGAGGACATCGCCGACCGGCCGGCGAAGGAGTCGGCGCTCCTCATCCGTCGCGTCCTCGAAGGCGAGGAGAACGGCGCACCGAGGGACGCGGTGCTGCTCAACGCCGCCTTCGGTCTGGTGGCGTTCGGCCGCTGCAACGACCTCGCTCACGCTTTCCGTGTGACCGAGCACGCGCTCGATTCGCGTCAGGCGCTGCGCAAGCTGGATGCCTTCGTGACACGGAGCAGGGAGGACGGAGCATGA
- a CDS encoding aminodeoxychorismate/anthranilate synthase component II, whose amino-acid sequence MKVVLIDNYDSFAYNLYQALGELGTEVTVARNDAISVEDLERQRPDAIVISPGPGHPANPGDFGVCREILTTLSQHTPTLAVCLGHQGFALAYGGKVAHARRIVHGKTSLIHHDSLGIYQGIENPFVAGRYHSLIVTEVPPEITVSAKSDEGEIMGIRHSRYPIEGVQFHPESILTPKGGVLLSNFLAEARR is encoded by the coding sequence ATGAAGGTCGTTCTCATCGACAACTACGACTCCTTCGCGTACAACCTGTACCAAGCGCTGGGCGAGCTGGGGACCGAGGTGACGGTGGCCCGCAACGACGCCATATCGGTGGAGGACCTGGAGCGCCAGCGGCCGGACGCCATCGTCATATCGCCCGGACCGGGCCATCCCGCCAATCCCGGCGATTTCGGCGTCTGCCGGGAGATCCTCACCACGCTGTCCCAGCACACCCCGACGCTGGCCGTCTGCCTGGGCCACCAGGGCTTCGCCCTCGCCTACGGCGGAAAGGTCGCACACGCCAGACGCATCGTGCACGGCAAGACCTCGCTCATCCACCACGACTCGCTCGGCATCTACCAGGGAATCGAGAACCCTTTCGTGGCCGGGCGGTACCACTCGCTGATAGTCACCGAAGTCCCACCGGAGATCACGGTCTCGGCGAAGAGCGACGAAGGCGAGATCATGGGCATCCGCCATTCGCGCTATCCTATCGAAGGCGTGCAGTTTCATCCGGAATCGATCCTCACGCCCAAGGGAGGCGTGCTGCTTAGCAACTTCCTCGCGGAGGCGAGAAGATGA
- a CDS encoding anthranilate synthase component I family protein — translation MVNFEEIGAALPPLHLYRRLAPEFDCSFMLESAVGDQRTVAYSFLGFGPESVLACRDGEVRGGESDDHLRAIPLEFLRETIRRNSVASSPFPFAGGLVGYFSYEFASQAEPSFPSYARSSFPDFELGLYKEGVIYDHSSFRCYYFHMEGKGELFEMLLNPPSRSERDLHVGPMRPSTEQEGFEASVRDAKLRIRDGEVFQVVLSRSLSARFDGDPLRLYEQLRTSNPSPYMFYLDFGERKVLGSSPETLLTVRGREATTFPIAGTRSVGNGPKEHRRLREEMLTDEKERAEHCMLVDLARNDLGKVSEFGSVHVPEYMSVASYSHVQHLVSKVSSTLAPKMDSIAALAAVFPAGTVSGAPKPRAMRIISELEGRPRGAYAGGVGYLSFTGDLDSAITIRSAFVNRDIITFQAGAGIVSDSDPAKEFVETEHKLGALQAALQRLRASTQKEEVAA, via the coding sequence ATGGTCAATTTCGAAGAGATCGGCGCCGCCCTCCCCCCGCTCCACCTTTATCGACGATTGGCACCTGAGTTCGACTGCTCTTTCATGCTGGAGAGCGCGGTCGGCGACCAGCGCACGGTCGCCTACTCCTTCCTCGGCTTCGGCCCGGAGAGCGTACTGGCGTGTCGCGATGGTGAGGTTCGGGGAGGCGAGTCGGACGACCATCTCCGTGCCATTCCATTGGAGTTCCTCCGGGAGACCATCAGGAGGAATTCGGTCGCCTCCTCGCCCTTCCCCTTCGCTGGAGGGCTGGTCGGATACTTCTCATACGAGTTCGCTTCCCAGGCCGAGCCCTCCTTCCCTTCGTACGCTCGCTCCTCGTTCCCCGATTTCGAGCTGGGGCTCTACAAGGAGGGCGTGATCTACGACCACTCGAGCTTCCGCTGCTACTATTTCCACATGGAAGGGAAGGGCGAATTGTTCGAAATGCTCCTCAACCCTCCCTCCCGTTCGGAAAGGGACCTTCACGTGGGCCCGATGCGACCCTCCACTGAACAGGAAGGGTTCGAGGCTTCGGTCCGGGACGCCAAGCTGCGCATCCGCGACGGCGAGGTGTTCCAGGTCGTACTCTCCCGGTCCCTCAGCGCACGTTTCGACGGGGACCCGCTACGTCTCTACGAGCAGCTGAGGACCTCGAACCCCTCCCCCTACATGTTCTACTTGGACTTCGGCGAGCGCAAGGTACTCGGCTCCAGCCCCGAGACGCTTCTCACCGTCAGGGGAAGGGAGGCGACCACCTTCCCCATCGCCGGGACGCGTTCGGTCGGAAACGGACCGAAGGAGCACCGGAGACTGCGAGAAGAGATGCTCACGGACGAGAAGGAGCGTGCGGAACACTGCATGCTGGTCGATCTCGCACGCAACGATCTGGGCAAGGTGTCCGAGTTCGGCTCCGTCCACGTGCCAGAGTACATGTCCGTGGCGAGCTACAGCCACGTGCAGCACCTTGTGTCGAAGGTGAGCTCGACCCTCGCCCCGAAGATGGATTCAATCGCCGCCCTGGCAGCGGTCTTCCCCGCCGGGACGGTCTCGGGCGCTCCGAAGCCGAGGGCGATGCGGATCATCTCCGAGCTTGAAGGCCGGCCGCGCGGCGCCTATGCCGGCGGCGTGGGCTACCTCTCATTCACCGGCGACCTGGATTCCGCGATCACCATCCGCTCCGCGTTCGTAAACCGTGACATCATCACGTTCCAGGCCGGCGCGGGCATCGTCTCGGACTCCGACCCGGCGAAGGAGTTCGTGGAGACGGAGCACAAGCTCGGCGCGCTCCAGGCGGCTCTTCAACGGCTGCGCGCCTCGACGCAGAAGGAGGAGGTGGCGGCATGA
- a CDS encoding flavodoxin family protein: protein MKVIAFNGSPRANGNTHRALEIVLEEIEKKGIEVELVQMGGEDISPCKACGTCGKKKNERCIIKDDPVNEYIQMIKGAEAVIIGSPTYFGGLSAQTKAFIDRVGYVTRANGGLFRHKVGAAVAVHRRAGSLNTFDEINHFFLIGEWIIPGASYWNVVTAQKPGDIEQDIEGVKTMRNLGQNIAWLVKKLQ, encoded by the coding sequence ATGAAGGTCATCGCGTTCAACGGCAGTCCGCGGGCGAACGGCAACACGCACCGCGCGCTGGAGATCGTGCTGGAGGAGATCGAGAAGAAGGGCATCGAGGTCGAACTGGTGCAGATGGGCGGCGAAGATATCTCACCCTGCAAAGCCTGCGGAACGTGCGGCAAGAAAAAGAACGAAAGGTGCATCATCAAGGACGACCCGGTGAACGAATACATCCAGATGATCAAAGGGGCCGAGGCCGTCATCATCGGCTCGCCCACCTACTTCGGAGGGCTGAGCGCCCAGACCAAGGCCTTCATCGATCGCGTGGGGTATGTGACCCGAGCGAACGGCGGCCTTTTCAGGCACAAAGTGGGAGCGGCGGTGGCCGTGCATCGAAGGGCCGGCTCGTTGAACACCTTCGACGAGATCAACCACTTCTTCCTCATCGGGGAATGGATAATCCCCGGTGCAAGCTACTGGAACGTGGTCACGGCCCAGAAACCCGGCGACATCGAGCAGGACATCGAGGGAGTGAAGACCATGCGCAATCTCGGGCAGAACATCGCCTGGCTGGTCAAGAAATTGCAGTGA
- a CDS encoding helix-turn-helix domain-containing protein, which produces MPLYDARIQVVHDCPYSILTRKYPEATIAMWCNMHSHVFELSAPSEEVLKLVERELGNLGTKQVTVREGSLLSMITKDCDCKPGVGSIIEEEGLWHEEPVVYRGGWENYHVLGHEREAFGRMVKRIEREGGTVNLQSLRPLRLRGVAKDMILTTSTMFAGLTDKQIEVLALASALGYFDRPAKVGLDELARRSGLSRSTYAEHLRKAEGKLLDNLCPLIQMAANSDACRG; this is translated from the coding sequence ATGCCTCTGTATGACGCGAGGATCCAAGTGGTCCACGACTGCCCCTACAGCATCCTGACCCGGAAGTACCCGGAGGCCACCATCGCCATGTGGTGCAACATGCACTCGCACGTGTTCGAGCTGAGCGCCCCCTCCGAAGAGGTGCTGAAGCTGGTGGAGAGGGAGCTAGGCAACCTTGGGACCAAGCAGGTTACGGTCCGAGAAGGCAGCCTCCTGAGCATGATCACCAAGGACTGCGACTGCAAGCCAGGCGTGGGGAGCATCATCGAAGAGGAGGGGCTGTGGCACGAGGAACCGGTGGTGTACCGAGGAGGTTGGGAGAACTACCACGTCCTAGGACATGAGCGAGAAGCGTTCGGACGCATGGTCAAGCGGATCGAACGCGAGGGAGGAACGGTGAACCTGCAATCGCTTAGGCCGCTTCGACTTCGCGGGGTGGCGAAGGACATGATACTGACTACCTCCACGATGTTCGCCGGGCTCACGGACAAGCAAATAGAGGTGCTCGCATTGGCGAGCGCCCTTGGATATTTCGACCGGCCGGCCAAGGTGGGGCTGGACGAGCTCGCGCGGCGCTCGGGGCTCTCACGATCTACATACGCAGAGCATCTGCGCAAGGCGGAAGGAAAGCTGCTCGACAACCTCTGTCCCCTGATCCAAATGGCGGCGAACAGCGACGCCTGCCGCGGGTGA
- a CDS encoding glycosyltransferase, whose product MVLVSVIIPTYNREKTVGNAIDSVLCQTFEDFELIVVDDGSTDGTERIVRSYADPRVRFLRAYEGNRGPAAARNSGIEASLGRYIAFQDSDDEWVPEKLAIQIETMRKASDQMGVVYGTILRKLGDSEERLPRENAKKSGRVLDSLLEGNLVGTPVAMVKSELLRKVGGFDTSLKSIEDWDLFLRLSEVCDFEFIDRVLCVSTELRDSVNANRDRWIDSLAKFLEKHKALYARNRRALMGFYLEIGRVRLKMGEGRKGKAFVKKAFRAYPWSASPFFLRLASLFGVGALGKASNLVAKVEGRPVR is encoded by the coding sequence ATGGTCCTCGTAAGCGTGATCATCCCCACCTACAACCGGGAGAAGACGGTAGGCAATGCCATTGACAGCGTGCTTTGCCAGACATTCGAAGATTTCGAGCTGATCGTGGTCGATGATGGCTCGACCGATGGCACGGAGAGGATCGTGCGGTCCTACGCCGACCCCAGAGTGAGGTTCCTCAGAGCCTACGAAGGGAACCGTGGACCTGCGGCAGCGAGGAACTCAGGGATCGAAGCCTCCCTAGGACGGTACATCGCCTTCCAGGACTCCGACGATGAATGGGTCCCGGAGAAACTAGCCATCCAGATCGAGACCATGCGAAAAGCCTCTGACCAGATGGGAGTGGTCTATGGCACCATCCTGCGCAAGTTAGGCGATTCTGAGGAACGACTGCCCCGCGAGAACGCCAAGAAGAGCGGGCGGGTGCTGGATTCTCTCCTCGAAGGCAACCTGGTGGGGACCCCGGTGGCCATGGTGAAGAGCGAACTCCTAAGAAAGGTGGGCGGTTTCGATACTTCCCTGAAGAGCATCGAGGATTGGGACCTCTTCCTTCGGCTTTCGGAGGTCTGCGATTTCGAGTTCATCGATCGAGTGCTCTGCGTTTCGACCGAGCTTCGGGATAGCGTGAACGCCAACCGCGATCGTTGGATAGATAGTCTGGCGAAGTTCCTGGAGAAGCATAAGGCGCTCTATGCTAGGAACAGGAGAGCGCTCATGGGCTTCTACTTGGAGATAGGAAGGGTCCGTCTGAAAATGGGCGAAGGACGAAAAGGAAAGGCATTCGTGAAGAAGGCGTTCCGCGCCTATCCCTGGAGCGCCTCCCCATTCTTCCTTAGGCTGGCAAGCCTTTTCGGCGTGGGGGCATTAGGCAAAGCCTCGAATCTTGTGGCGAAGGTGGAAGGGAGACCTGTCCGGTAG